One genomic window of Candidatus Binatia bacterium includes the following:
- a CDS encoding class I SAM-dependent methyltransferase: MSHPLPQRRHYLAVFFASLSLLMLEITVARMLTVALFSHYAFVAISLAMFGLGLSGLVVYLLPRHFPAERVDEQVTTFLSLFGLTAALSVLAFLHIHVVQSLSLAGLSSLGLAYVVLTVPFFLGGICISLLMTHFSSSIASIYYADLVGASLGCLGVVTALGLLPAPQVAVVIAAVASVTALFIAFGSAHRQALAATSAAVVGVLLVLSFTNDLYEMRYIKQRTDTYSEKTTWNSFSRVSAFAEDRNAAQILPMRSPYQSYQDGPYPPTKMLDIDGAAWTPMMGWNGDPASIQWLRDSVLYVAHEIRPHAKVLVIGTGGGRDLLAAVAYGQPSITGLEINQSMRHTVEDLYADYAGHPYTHPGVHVIIDEARSRLSGLDDKFDILQLSLIDTFSLNAAGGFVFSENYLYTTEGFQEYYDHLTDNGILSVTRYMVAQYPVEVLRIVAMARAAWEGRGVQDFASHIVVLKQDLNTTMLVNKSPFTKEELAKLKERAGYLNAQIMWMPGEQPGHLEVARVISSPDWRTFMSHYQFFIDPPTDDRPFFFNFLRGLLPTGMDDPFHFLTMWNDALALMYMLMGTVTVLAVLFFSIPLLLFRRGPAHRVPAGVAAPLLLYFACLGYGFLMIEIPLLQKLMLLLGAPVYALAVVLFALLFFSGNGSLLSERLAGDNVLGTLTRVLTGILVISSVYIVALPSVIHFLLGDPIAVRILVTVLLLAPIGLLLGMAYPLGITLLRTCGEELVPWAWGLNGAMSVVASVVAIFIGSKIGFTAAFLTGVLAYAVALGSMTLAMRMRGPASLPS; this comes from the coding sequence ATGAGCCATCCGCTGCCCCAGCGCCGCCACTATCTCGCGGTCTTCTTCGCGAGCCTGTCGCTGCTGATGCTCGAGATCACCGTCGCGCGCATGCTGACGGTAGCGCTGTTCAGCCATTACGCGTTCGTCGCGATCTCGCTGGCGATGTTCGGGCTCGGCCTCTCCGGCCTGGTGGTCTACCTGCTCCCGCGACATTTTCCGGCCGAACGCGTCGACGAGCAGGTCACGACCTTCCTGTCGTTGTTCGGCCTGACGGCGGCGCTGTCGGTGCTCGCATTCCTGCACATCCACGTCGTGCAGTCGCTGTCGCTCGCGGGACTCTCGTCGCTCGGCCTCGCCTACGTGGTCCTGACGGTACCGTTCTTCCTCGGAGGCATCTGCATTTCGCTGCTGATGACGCACTTCTCCTCGAGCATCGCCAGCATCTATTACGCCGATCTCGTCGGGGCGAGCCTCGGCTGCCTCGGCGTCGTCACCGCGCTGGGCCTGCTGCCGGCGCCCCAGGTTGCCGTCGTGATCGCCGCCGTGGCGAGTGTGACAGCGCTGTTCATCGCGTTCGGATCGGCGCACCGCCAGGCGCTCGCCGCCACTTCGGCGGCAGTCGTCGGCGTGCTGCTCGTGCTGTCGTTCACCAACGACCTGTACGAGATGCGCTACATCAAGCAGAGGACGGACACGTACAGCGAGAAGACGACCTGGAATTCGTTCTCGCGCGTCTCCGCGTTCGCCGAGGACCGCAACGCGGCGCAGATCCTGCCGATGCGCTCGCCGTACCAGTCCTACCAGGACGGGCCGTACCCCCCGACGAAAATGCTCGACATCGATGGCGCCGCATGGACGCCGATGATGGGCTGGAACGGCGATCCTGCATCGATCCAGTGGCTGCGCGACAGTGTCCTGTACGTGGCCCACGAGATCCGCCCCCACGCCAAGGTGCTCGTGATCGGCACCGGCGGCGGCCGCGACCTTCTCGCGGCGGTCGCCTACGGGCAGCCGTCGATCACCGGTCTCGAGATCAACCAGTCGATGCGCCACACCGTCGAGGACCTTTACGCGGACTATGCGGGGCATCCGTATACGCACCCCGGCGTCCACGTGATCATCGACGAGGCGCGCAGCCGCCTGTCCGGCCTCGACGACAAGTTCGACATCCTGCAGCTCAGCCTCATCGACACGTTCTCGCTCAACGCCGCCGGCGGCTTCGTGTTCAGCGAGAACTACCTCTACACCACCGAGGGATTCCAGGAGTACTACGATCACCTCACGGACAACGGCATCCTCAGCGTCACGCGCTACATGGTCGCGCAGTACCCCGTCGAGGTGCTGCGCATCGTCGCGATGGCGCGCGCCGCGTGGGAAGGCCGGGGCGTCCAGGACTTCGCGAGCCACATCGTCGTCCTCAAGCAGGACCTCAACACGACGATGCTCGTCAACAAGTCTCCGTTCACGAAGGAGGAGCTCGCCAAGCTCAAGGAGCGGGCCGGTTACCTCAACGCGCAGATCATGTGGATGCCGGGCGAGCAGCCGGGGCACCTGGAGGTCGCGCGCGTCATCAGCAGTCCCGACTGGCGCACGTTCATGTCGCACTACCAGTTCTTCATCGATCCGCCGACCGACGACCGACCGTTCTTCTTCAACTTCCTGCGCGGCCTCCTCCCGACGGGCATGGACGATCCATTCCACTTCCTGACGATGTGGAACGACGCGCTGGCGCTCATGTACATGCTGATGGGCACGGTGACGGTGCTGGCGGTGCTGTTCTTCTCGATTCCGCTGCTGCTGTTCCGGCGAGGACCGGCGCACCGGGTGCCTGCAGGCGTGGCGGCTCCGCTGCTGCTGTACTTCGCGTGCCTCGGTTACGGCTTCCTGATGATCGAGATCCCGCTGCTGCAGAAGCTCATGCTGTTGCTGGGAGCGCCGGTCTATGCACTGGCGGTCGTGCTGTTCGCGCTGCTGTTCTTCTCCGGCAACGGCAGCCTGCTGTCGGAACGTCTGGCCGGAGACAACGTGCTCGGCACGCTGACGCGGGTCCTGACCGGGATTCTCGTGATTTCGAGCGTCTACATCGTCGCACTTCCGTCGGTGATCCATTTCCTGCTCGGCGATCCGATCGCCGTTCGCATCCTGGTCACCGTGCTGCTGCTCGCGCCGATCGGGCTGCTGCTCGGGATGGCCTATCCGCTAGGTATCACGCTGCTGCGCACGTGCGGTGAAGAGCTGGTGCCGTGGGCGTGGGGTCTCAACGGCGCGATGTCGGTCGTGGCCTCGGTGGTCGCAATTTTCATCGGCAGCAAGATCGGCTTTACCGCGGCATTCCTGACGGGCGTGCTCGCGTACGCGGTCGCGCTCGGCTCGATGACGCTGGCGATGCGGATGCGGGGGCCGGCCTCGCTGCCTTCCTGA
- a CDS encoding GDSL-type esterase/lipase family protein codes for MSGTARPGLSPSALFALKLTGSVLFTVVLLGVVEIVAGLFAPPIVAREIPGDSVSRTVTYIEVNPAPLVRDVDLLWRNQPSTTRTQPVNPRAFGRDDQWTIENNSEGFRGPERTATPAGTKVLRVLCVGDSITFGFSVDQGDTYPEQLRRLLQSRYPQQRFEIINAGVPGWSWLQGLRFLDLDIERLKPDVVVIGHGTNDQLFPSRVTDDERFLRLASPATRFAQRVSGFAAETNLYRAISRLFPERPIDQPSAGCREQIVRTGSCRRVSVEQIASAVHEVYALAKAKRVDLLVANTDFVQTPAIGGVRSGVEADHVPFVDLVDQVTRLREDDENARADRLGLSRASPPQGPKEDRSVVLRVQVPDPKQEYRVDGVGYFRPDFRFAEALFDDGTHGDERAGDGVFSTTVQVPAEFSAIEYKYHQGSVDEFAAIPPLASTLGDRVLKMPGSRIGPVEVFGQSLFMVERAHPNRDGHQVISRLIADKLKDLPAFRGLVETAAGAGGARAGS; via the coding sequence ATGAGCGGTACTGCCCGGCCCGGTCTTTCCCCGTCGGCCCTGTTCGCGCTGAAGCTCACCGGCAGCGTCCTGTTCACCGTCGTACTTCTCGGCGTCGTCGAGATCGTCGCCGGGCTGTTCGCTCCTCCGATCGTCGCCAGGGAGATTCCCGGCGATTCCGTCTCGCGCACCGTCACATACATCGAGGTGAATCCGGCGCCCCTGGTGCGCGACGTCGACCTGCTGTGGCGCAACCAGCCGTCGACCACGCGCACCCAGCCGGTCAATCCGCGAGCGTTCGGTCGCGACGACCAGTGGACGATCGAGAACAATTCGGAAGGCTTTCGCGGTCCGGAAAGAACGGCGACGCCCGCCGGCACCAAGGTTCTGCGCGTCCTGTGCGTCGGCGATTCGATCACGTTCGGATTCAGCGTCGACCAGGGTGACACCTACCCGGAGCAGCTTCGCCGCCTTCTCCAGTCGCGTTATCCCCAGCAGCGTTTCGAGATCATCAACGCCGGCGTCCCCGGCTGGTCGTGGCTGCAGGGCCTGCGCTTTCTCGACCTCGATATTGAACGCCTGAAGCCGGACGTGGTCGTGATCGGGCACGGCACCAACGACCAGCTTTTCCCGTCGAGGGTGACCGATGATGAGCGATTCCTCAGGCTGGCCAGCCCGGCAACACGGTTTGCGCAGCGCGTCTCAGGCTTCGCCGCCGAGACCAACCTGTATCGTGCGATCTCGCGACTGTTCCCCGAGCGGCCGATCGACCAGCCGAGCGCCGGCTGCCGCGAGCAGATCGTGCGCACTGGCTCCTGCCGCCGCGTCTCCGTCGAGCAGATCGCCTCGGCGGTGCACGAGGTCTACGCGCTCGCGAAGGCCAAACGCGTGGATCTCCTCGTTGCCAACACCGATTTCGTCCAGACGCCCGCTATTGGCGGCGTGCGAAGCGGCGTCGAAGCCGACCACGTGCCGTTCGTGGATCTCGTCGATCAGGTGACCCGCCTGCGAGAGGACGACGAGAACGCGCGCGCCGACCGCCTCGGTCTTTCGCGCGCGAGCCCGCCGCAGGGCCCGAAGGAGGACCGCAGCGTGGTGCTTCGCGTCCAGGTGCCAGATCCGAAGCAGGAATACCGCGTCGACGGAGTGGGGTACTTCCGCCCGGACTTCCGCTTTGCCGAGGCGCTGTTCGACGACGGCACGCACGGCGACGAGCGAGCCGGGGACGGAGTGTTCTCGACGACGGTGCAGGTTCCGGCCGAGTTCTCCGCGATCGAGTACAAGTACCACCAGGGCTCGGTGGACGAGTTCGCCGCGATCCCGCCGCTTGCTTCGACGCTCGGCGATCGGGTATTGAAGATGCCGGGAAGCCGCATCGGGCCGGTGGAGGTGTTCGGGCAGTCGTTGTTCATGGTCGAGCGGGCGCATCCCAATCGCGACGGTCACCAGGTGATCTCGCGGCTCATCGCGGACAAGCTGAAAGATCTTCCGGCGTTTCGCGGCCTGGTCGAGACGGCTGCCGGGGCCGGCGGAGCGCGCGCCGGAAGCTGA
- a CDS encoding sulfatase, which translates to MESSSNPVRLRSWPAVCLFLMLAAVACGPPGSPPTQQHSVVLITIDTLRPDRLACYGHPANNTPNIDRLAAEGALFEHAYCDMPWTTGSMASVMTGHYSAYHGLRDPRSKLDPAVSTLAQIVHDHGMQTGAVVGSFPLDSVYGLNKGFETYDDKFSMPELVDPNAPVNPVTESYPQNWDEQTKFVQKKEENDWYRPDADVTAAAIQWLNNTRDGRPFFLWVHYFGPHEKYDRTRSTFPQEREVVVAYDGAVQQTDRAVGRLIDHLRETGLLDKTMVILHADHGQNLGESGYVGHTLRLDEVAVHIPMIVRYPGTMGAGVKRVDIAKNVDILPTVLALENIPAEAGPGRSLLPVGGDLDGNRVPKDLQVAYFETYLPLYFFWPQTTPETGALLGPMISRGVRTPNWKLTTNEFRGSCSWGHAPARDGNGTWVLSEPRTLTAERCAELGAKNLFRVAGDNGGTIEPLSVPDPAVVSVLEQQIHAHDSAEPAGEKFNLTPTQEEKLKSLGYLK; encoded by the coding sequence ATGGAAAGTTCGTCGAATCCGGTGCGGCTTCGAAGTTGGCCGGCAGTTTGTCTCTTTTTGATGCTTGCCGCCGTGGCGTGTGGCCCGCCGGGATCGCCTCCGACGCAGCAGCATTCAGTCGTTCTGATCACGATCGATACGCTCCGACCGGATCGCCTCGCTTGCTACGGCCATCCTGCCAATAACACGCCGAACATCGACCGTCTTGCCGCCGAGGGCGCGCTTTTCGAACATGCGTATTGCGATATGCCATGGACTACGGGGTCCATGGCGTCTGTCATGACGGGGCACTACAGTGCTTACCACGGGCTGCGAGATCCGCGCTCAAAGCTCGATCCCGCCGTCAGCACCCTCGCCCAGATTGTGCACGATCACGGGATGCAGACGGGAGCAGTCGTCGGGTCCTTCCCTCTCGATTCAGTGTACGGACTGAACAAAGGGTTCGAGACCTACGATGACAAGTTCTCGATGCCTGAGCTCGTCGACCCGAACGCGCCGGTGAATCCGGTAACCGAATCGTATCCTCAGAACTGGGATGAACAGACAAAGTTCGTCCAGAAAAAGGAAGAGAACGACTGGTACCGACCTGACGCCGACGTCACTGCTGCCGCAATCCAATGGCTGAACAATACCCGCGATGGGCGCCCTTTTTTCCTCTGGGTCCACTACTTCGGTCCGCACGAGAAATATGACCGTACACGCAGCACCTTCCCTCAGGAGCGCGAGGTAGTAGTCGCATACGATGGCGCCGTGCAACAGACCGATCGAGCCGTAGGCCGGCTGATTGATCACCTGCGCGAGACAGGACTGCTCGACAAGACAATGGTAATCCTGCACGCCGATCACGGGCAGAACCTGGGCGAATCGGGGTATGTCGGGCACACCCTTCGGCTCGATGAAGTGGCAGTCCACATTCCGATGATCGTACGTTATCCCGGGACGATGGGAGCTGGCGTGAAGCGGGTGGATATCGCGAAGAACGTAGACATTCTTCCTACCGTGCTGGCCCTCGAGAATATCCCCGCCGAGGCAGGACCTGGCAGATCATTGCTGCCCGTGGGAGGGGATCTGGACGGCAACCGGGTCCCGAAAGATCTCCAGGTAGCGTATTTTGAAACCTACCTGCCACTCTACTTCTTTTGGCCTCAGACGACGCCGGAGACAGGCGCGTTGCTTGGGCCGATGATCAGTCGCGGTGTTCGAACGCCGAATTGGAAACTGACAACAAACGAATTCCGTGGCTCCTGCTCATGGGGACATGCTCCCGCGCGCGACGGGAACGGCACCTGGGTTTTGAGTGAGCCGCGGACCCTGACTGCCGAGCGCTGTGCTGAGCTTGGAGCGAAAAACCTTTTTCGTGTCGCCGGGGACAATGGAGGCACGATCGAGCCGCTCAGCGTCCCAGATCCCGCCGTTGTCTCCGTACTTGAACAGCAGATCCACGCTCACGACTCGGCGGAGCCGGCGGGCGAAAAATTCAACCTGACGCCGACGCAGGAAGAAAAACTGAAGAGCCTCGGATACCTGAAGTGA
- a CDS encoding GDSL-type esterase/lipase family protein, with amino-acid sequence MKRPSPTGSSRPLQVFVLLACIVAVPVALELVARLLQWQQQRPSLDAFAVPDAFVRDRAPGSGFAMPVDASVVPDEDLLWRNRPSIKRTEPVVPFSAAVTGQWTLRLDSRGLRGDEVSATPAAGVFRILCLGDSVTQGFNVDQGSDWPALLSRMLATRYPSLHFEVLNAAVPQWSWVQGARFLFRDGFRLQPALVISAFGTSDQLEPVAVSDSEQMWLSENLRDEPRGTFSALLASSRAARLLAPEARSHSGSRGPSPGCLLQQASGTDCHRVSPPEIAATVHRIGETARAAAVDSLFVNLDFAATPAAAALRSATLRDGFAFVDAVEAIRAEWLRADIRRSHRLGLLYAHVPIVPFGRPEFPAPQGRGPLIRFRTQLAIGSSEVHVKGEGEIGSGFRFDAPMHDDGDDGDERAADGVFTAAVETPPSTSSLHYMFYAGGRPEFAVPTQLAASNAERVLRFNRDSDAAVQPFGERYLMSDALHPDAAGQQKIAEAVFAQVLQAPSLQRAAAAARP; translated from the coding sequence ATGAAGCGACCTTCGCCGACCGGATCCTCGCGCCCCTTACAGGTATTCGTCCTTCTCGCGTGCATCGTCGCGGTGCCTGTCGCGCTCGAATTGGTCGCAAGGCTGCTGCAATGGCAGCAGCAACGCCCGTCGCTCGATGCATTCGCCGTGCCCGATGCTTTCGTGCGCGACCGGGCTCCTGGTTCCGGCTTCGCAATGCCTGTCGATGCCTCGGTAGTTCCGGATGAGGACCTGCTGTGGCGCAACCGGCCGTCGATCAAGCGCACCGAGCCGGTCGTGCCGTTCTCCGCGGCAGTCACCGGGCAGTGGACGCTGCGGCTGGACTCGAGAGGCCTGCGCGGCGACGAAGTGTCCGCGACGCCGGCCGCCGGTGTCTTCCGCATCCTTTGCCTCGGCGACTCGGTGACGCAGGGATTCAACGTCGATCAGGGAAGCGACTGGCCCGCGCTGCTTTCGCGGATGCTCGCGACGCGCTACCCGTCGCTGCACTTCGAGGTGCTCAACGCGGCCGTGCCGCAGTGGTCGTGGGTACAGGGCGCCAGGTTCCTTTTTCGCGACGGCTTTCGACTGCAACCGGCGCTGGTCATTTCTGCCTTCGGCACTTCCGACCAGCTCGAGCCCGTAGCGGTCAGCGACAGCGAGCAGATGTGGCTTTCGGAAAACCTGCGCGACGAGCCGCGCGGCACGTTCTCGGCGCTGCTCGCAAGTAGTCGTGCCGCGCGCCTGCTGGCGCCCGAGGCACGGTCGCATTCCGGGTCACGCGGCCCGAGCCCCGGTTGCCTGCTCCAGCAGGCTTCGGGCACGGACTGCCATCGCGTCTCCCCGCCGGAAATCGCTGCGACGGTGCATCGCATCGGCGAAACGGCCCGCGCCGCTGCCGTGGATTCGCTGTTCGTGAATCTGGACTTCGCCGCGACGCCGGCAGCGGCGGCGCTTCGCAGCGCCACGCTGCGCGACGGCTTCGCATTCGTCGATGCCGTCGAGGCAATTCGCGCCGAATGGCTGCGTGCCGACATCAGGCGCTCCCACCGCCTCGGGCTCCTCTACGCGCACGTACCGATCGTCCCATTTGGCCGGCCCGAGTTCCCCGCTCCGCAAGGCCGTGGCCCATTGATCCGTTTTCGCACTCAGCTCGCGATCGGCAGCAGTGAGGTGCACGTCAAGGGCGAAGGTGAAATCGGCAGTGGGTTCCGCTTCGACGCGCCGATGCACGACGACGGCGACGACGGCGACGAACGCGCCGCCGACGGCGTGTTCACGGCCGCAGTCGAAACTCCACCGTCGACATCCTCGCTGCACTACATGTTCTACGCCGGCGGCCGTCCGGAATTCGCAGTTCCTACGCAGTTGGCGGCGAGCAACGCCGAGCGCGTGCTACGCTTCAATCGCGACTCCGATGCCGCCGTGCAGCCGTTCGGCGAGCGTTATCTCATGAGCGACGCGCTGCATCCGGACGCGGCAGGACAGCAGAAAATTGCCGAGGCCGTATTCGCACAGGTTCTCCAGGCTCCGTCGCTTCAGCGAGCGGCGGCCGCGGCACGTCCGTGA
- a CDS encoding sulfatase: MRLAARIAAGLTLACAVMCSCNARDGASHPNVLLIVVDTLRADHLGCYGYSRPTSPNLDALAARGTRFAAARAASSWTLPSVSSILTGLYPAVHGVERSDSVVSDSLSTLADDFHEAGYETVALSANPAFVTPRQGLARGFDRFDVLHGGAAAPKTMGAVPADASMSRWVFEASAAELTSAALAWLRSRDQARPFLLYLHYFDPHAAYSPPRDFARRFGVADDEPLAGPAQWPVLLAPSAPDAATLAVLQKLYDAEIAATDAAIGNLFDALPNATRDRTIVVVTADHGEEFGEHGGVQHGRTLYDELLRVPLLMAGPGVPAASVAAAPVSLAELRATIDAMCALAAPESAAIEPSFATALAGASSPGPVYADLEARFEGDRQQHRRAMVDGKWKLLMDPARGTRLFDLDADAGEHTPAGDDEAPRREAMTGTVLARDARTVAQRSIAPPRTGLLDPARREQLRALGYAQ, encoded by the coding sequence GTGAGGCTCGCGGCACGCATCGCTGCGGGACTCACGCTCGCATGCGCGGTGATGTGCTCCTGCAACGCGCGAGACGGCGCGTCGCATCCAAACGTCCTGCTCATCGTCGTCGATACGCTGAGGGCAGACCACCTCGGTTGCTACGGTTACTCGCGGCCTACGTCGCCGAACCTGGATGCCCTGGCTGCACGCGGCACGCGTTTTGCGGCCGCGCGCGCCGCCAGCTCGTGGACGCTGCCGAGCGTGTCGTCGATCCTGACCGGGCTGTATCCGGCCGTGCACGGCGTCGAACGCAGCGACTCGGTGGTCTCCGACAGCCTCTCGACGCTCGCCGACGACTTCCACGAGGCCGGCTACGAGACCGTCGCGCTGTCGGCCAATCCCGCCTTCGTGACGCCGCGCCAGGGCCTGGCGCGCGGCTTCGATCGCTTCGACGTGCTTCACGGCGGAGCTGCCGCGCCGAAAACGATGGGCGCCGTGCCGGCAGACGCGTCGATGTCCCGCTGGGTGTTCGAGGCGAGTGCGGCGGAGCTGACGTCGGCGGCGCTCGCGTGGTTGCGCTCGCGCGACCAGGCGCGTCCTTTTCTTCTCTATCTGCACTACTTCGATCCGCACGCCGCCTACTCGCCGCCTCGCGATTTCGCGCGCCGCTTCGGCGTGGCCGACGACGAGCCGCTGGCAGGCCCGGCTCAGTGGCCGGTGCTTCTCGCGCCGTCGGCGCCCGATGCGGCGACGCTGGCGGTGCTGCAAAAGCTCTACGACGCCGAAATCGCAGCGACCGACGCCGCGATCGGAAATCTTTTCGACGCTCTTCCCAACGCAACCCGGGATCGCACCATCGTCGTCGTGACCGCCGACCACGGCGAGGAATTCGGCGAGCATGGCGGTGTCCAGCACGGCCGCACGCTGTACGACGAGCTGCTGCGGGTGCCGCTGCTGATGGCGGGGCCCGGCGTTCCTGCAGCGAGCGTAGCCGCGGCTCCGGTGTCGCTCGCGGAGCTGCGTGCGACGATCGATGCAATGTGCGCCCTTGCGGCGCCGGAGTCGGCGGCGATCGAGCCGTCGTTCGCGACCGCGCTGGCCGGCGCTTCGAGCCCAGGCCCCGTCTACGCCGATCTCGAGGCGCGCTTCGAAGGAGACCGCCAGCAGCATCGCCGTGCGATGGTCGATGGAAAGTGGAAGCTGCTGATGGATCCGGCGCGCGGCACGAGGCTATTCGACCTCGATGCCGATGCAGGCGAGCACACGCCCGCCGGCGACGACGAGGCCCCGCGTCGCGAGGCGATGACGGGCACGGTGCTTGCGCGCGATGCCCGCACAGTGGCACAGCGGTCGATCGCCCCACCGCGAACCGGGCTGCTCGACCCGGCGCGCCGCGAGCAGCTCCGGGCGCTCGGCTACGCGCAGTAA
- a CDS encoding acyltransferase yields MTTTPPRVPSRAIDAARALPEFQARKVTAHDIRRTADAMLASAPAKGFVPEVESLRGLAILMVVLHHLDGMLTAKLAAGGHAVGLLRAFVAGGQTGVSLFFVLSAFCLSLPIFPAATRGERFSTMSFHRRRVLRIIPAYWTAIVVGTVLTSASTADLGRATAWMVFANSFSQVAAPIPPFSAVWWSLATEAQFYVLLPLLPYCLASRRGRRIGAAAVLLYSAAFVEYLFSAWPLGTTTAELSLSHSVLALAPIFMTGVLAAALYASHGPALRLRLAQSRLLSRGGADLLLLASLFGLGTLLRWLVWFGYYRAEQRAYFGWHVIEGLCWGSVLLLLLLAPLRSYRLFCNRALAAVGRWSYSLYLVHLPVMVYTFHWLRLWRPGVFLTWNVQTLAVAAAVVVMSVALSALTYRFIEKPFLDRKKRIGAAAPVRERPVRPLSPATA; encoded by the coding sequence ATGACGACGACACCGCCTCGCGTTCCGTCTCGTGCAATCGATGCGGCGCGCGCGTTACCCGAATTCCAGGCACGCAAGGTCACGGCGCACGATATCCGTCGCACTGCCGATGCAATGCTCGCGAGCGCTCCGGCGAAAGGGTTCGTGCCGGAGGTCGAGTCGCTGCGTGGCCTGGCGATCCTCATGGTGGTTCTTCACCACCTCGACGGCATGCTGACCGCGAAGCTGGCTGCCGGTGGCCATGCCGTCGGGCTGCTGCGCGCGTTCGTCGCCGGCGGCCAAACCGGCGTCAGCCTGTTCTTCGTGCTCAGCGCATTCTGCCTGTCACTGCCGATCTTCCCAGCGGCAACGCGCGGGGAGAGATTCTCGACGATGAGCTTTCACCGGCGTCGCGTGCTGCGGATCATTCCCGCGTACTGGACCGCGATTGTCGTCGGTACCGTGCTGACTTCCGCATCGACTGCAGATCTCGGCAGGGCGACGGCATGGATGGTGTTCGCGAACAGTTTTTCGCAAGTCGCGGCGCCGATTCCTCCGTTCAGCGCGGTCTGGTGGAGCCTGGCCACCGAGGCACAGTTCTACGTGCTGCTGCCGCTGCTGCCGTATTGTCTCGCCAGCAGGCGAGGCAGGCGGATCGGCGCGGCAGCCGTGCTGCTCTACTCCGCGGCGTTCGTCGAGTACCTGTTCAGCGCCTGGCCACTCGGCACGACCACCGCGGAGCTCTCGCTGTCGCACTCCGTGCTCGCGCTCGCACCCATTTTCATGACCGGTGTGCTGGCCGCAGCCTTGTATGCTTCGCACGGGCCAGCGCTGCGCCTTCGCCTCGCGCAAAGCCGCCTGCTAAGCCGCGGCGGCGCCGACCTGCTGCTGCTCGCGAGCCTGTTCGGACTGGGGACCCTGCTGCGCTGGCTCGTGTGGTTTGGATACTATCGGGCCGAGCAGCGCGCGTACTTCGGCTGGCACGTGATCGAAGGCCTGTGCTGGGGCTCGGTGCTGCTGCTGCTGCTGCTCGCCCCGCTCAGGTCGTATCGCCTCTTCTGCAACCGCGCGCTGGCGGCAGTGGGACGCTGGTCCTACTCGCTCTACCTCGTGCACCTTCCGGTGATGGTCTACACGTTCCACTGGCTGCGCCTGTGGAGGCCCGGCGTGTTCCTCACGTGGAACGTGCAGACGCTCGCCGTCGCGGCCGCAGTAGTCGTGATGTCGGTGGCGCTGTCGGCACTGACGTACCGCTTCATCGAAAAGCCGTTCCTCGATCGCAAGAAGCGCATCGGCGCAGCGGCGCCTGTCAGGGAGAGACCTGTCCGCCCCCTGTCGCCTGCAACGGCTTGA
- a CDS encoding class I SAM-dependent methyltransferase, with the protein MSSLVDCPHCGAAQGAPLFDAADPLSADRFEIRRCTRCALVHVSPRPTPERLAQYYPDGYFGKRHPLLKNFFMNLRVGALPATPGRVLDIGCGRADFLMACRRRGWRVAGVEQDGAPIMELRRELGLEVVSTTELATLPDASFDAVTMWHVFEHMFDPHEMLREIVRLLRPGGTAVIEVPNFGSWQARIDPQYWFHLDVPRHLLHFERPTLEAMLDSEGLRPVRWSTFSAEYDAFGILQSFLNRLCTTPNYLFQVLIGRRGKGTAGDALVTALTTLPLAALATILAVVAPLFGEGGVLRVVAVKPLQATGGGQVSP; encoded by the coding sequence ATGTCGAGCCTGGTCGATTGTCCGCACTGCGGTGCGGCGCAGGGTGCGCCCCTGTTCGACGCCGCCGATCCGCTGTCGGCGGACCGCTTCGAGATCCGCCGCTGCACCCGCTGCGCGCTCGTGCACGTCTCTCCGCGCCCCACGCCCGAGCGCCTCGCTCAGTACTATCCCGACGGTTATTTCGGCAAGCGTCACCCGCTGCTCAAGAACTTTTTCATGAACCTGCGTGTCGGCGCGTTGCCGGCTACGCCGGGGCGGGTGCTCGACATCGGCTGCGGGCGCGCCGATTTCCTGATGGCATGCCGGCGCCGCGGCTGGCGGGTGGCCGGCGTCGAGCAGGACGGCGCGCCGATCATGGAGCTTCGTCGCGAGCTCGGCCTCGAAGTGGTGTCGACGACGGAGCTGGCCACTCTTCCCGACGCATCGTTCGACGCCGTGACGATGTGGCACGTCTTCGAGCACATGTTCGATCCCCACGAGATGCTGCGCGAGATCGTGCGCCTGCTGCGTCCGGGCGGGACGGCCGTGATCGAAGTGCCGAACTTCGGAAGCTGGCAGGCCCGCATCGATCCTCAGTACTGGTTCCACCTGGACGTGCCGCGCCACCTGCTGCACTTCGAGCGCCCGACGCTGGAGGCGATGCTCGATTCGGAGGGCCTGAGGCCGGTGCGCTGGAGCACGTTCTCGGCCGAGTACGATGCGTTCGGGATCCTCCAGAGCTTCCTCAACCGGCTCTGTACGACGCCGAACTACCTGTTCCAGGTGCTGATCGGCAGGCGCGGCAAAGGGACCGCGGGGGACGCGCTGGTGACTGCGCTCACGACGCTGCCTCTTGCGGCCCTCGCAACGATTCTTGCCGTGGTCGCGCCGTTGTTCGGCGAAGGCGGCGTGCTGCGCGTCGTCGCGGTCAAGCCGTTGCAGGCGACAGGGGGCGGACAGGTCTCTCCCTGA